The DNA segment AAACAAACTAAAGTAAACTAACACTAAAGAATAGGAAGGAAGTATTAATTTATGCCATTAGATAGTAATTTAGCTAGAAACATTGAAGTCGAAGTACCCTTTCAGCCGCAGACAGCTCCTACTCCTAAAAAGGAAAAAATACATACTCCTTTTACAAAAAGAATAGGTATAACAAAAGGAGAAAAACTACTTATCAGTTCAGTTTTAATTGTTTTGTTTGCTCTTATCGCTGTTAGTATTTCATTAGAAATTACCATTGCCAGTACTAATCGCACTTTACAAGATGCAACAACCTCAATTGCTGAATCCACAACGGTCAATGAAAACTTAGAGCAAGAAGTTCAAGAATTATCGCGTTATGATCGCGTGTATGAAATCGCGAATAAATTTGGTTTAGAAATGAATGAAGAAAATGTAAGGAATGTTATAAAATGACGAATAAAAACCCTCTAAAAAACAGGAAAAAAGTTGCCATATTGTTGTTTTTTGGCACAGTTCTTTTACTCATTGTT comes from the Carnobacterium sp. 17-4 genome and includes:
- the ftsL gene encoding cell division protein FtsL codes for the protein MPLDSNLARNIEVEVPFQPQTAPTPKKEKIHTPFTKRIGITKGEKLLISSVLIVLFALIAVSISLEITIASTNRTLQDATTSIAESTTVNENLEQEVQELSRYDRVYEIANKFGLEMNEENVRNVIK